The genomic window AAAACCTAGGGTTAATTGATGGCCGCAAAGCCGTTGGACGCGTGTATGTGCTTTTGTGGAATGGCGGTGTTTATTTATTTGATGAAGGCTTTATATTGTTGCACGGCCCTAAATATCAAAAGGGCAGTACAGATTATTCCGTACAGGTAGATCACAAAGGGTACGAAGATACCAATAGTGCAGTAACGCTTACGCTAGCCTCTGAATATAAAGAAACAAAAGGTTTGGCAGACAAAGCGAAAGCGCCGTTAAGAAAGATATTGCCAATATTGCAAGACACGTTAAAAGCCACCAGCCCTACACGTTATATTATGTTAGGTATAGATGTAATGCCGTTAGACAATGGCGAAGTAAAGTTTATAGAAATTAACGCTATTCCTAATTTTAATCACAACGCTAATGTTAATACCCATTTAAATACGCCATTTTTTACCGAAGCAATAAAGGGCATGATTGGCTTGGGAAGCGATAGATTAACTAAGATTACCGGTTCGGCGTTTGGGGATGGTGTGCGTAAGGTGTTTGGTAAAAAAGGCCTGTAAAAATAGCGGTATTAATGGCTTGAATGTTTTGAATAACAATTAGCGGTGTTTAAATTATATTCAAATATTTGAAATTAAAGCCAGTTGGTATAAAAAAGCCCCTGCAACACTGTGTTGTAGGGGCTTATTAGTTTTTGCCGAGCAAGTAATATTATTTAGGTGCAAATTTGCGCTTGTATATTAATAGGCCAGTGAATAGCACAATTAATACTATTGGGAAGAGCGATATATTGGCTAAAGTGGATTGGCCCGCTGCCAGTTCAGCCGCTTCACCTACTAAGCCATTGGCTAACGCATCTGCTCTGGCGGATTCTAACCAGCCGCCTATTACTGGGCTCCACATACTTACAGAAAACATACCCACACCACCAATAAGGGACATGCCAAGCGCGCCAGTTTTAGGGCAGTTTTCGCCAACAAACCCAATCATAGTTGGCCAAAAGTAAGTTACGCCAAGAGCAAAAATAATGGCAGCAGCATAAACCAATGGGCCAGATGCAATACTCATTAGGTAAATACCTAAAAATGCCATTATTGCAGAAAATAACAAAACACCAGCTGGGTTGAATGCGTGAATAATGGGGCCAGCAAAGTATCGACCCACTGCCATTAAGCCTGTCACCATAGCGAGAATCAACATGGGGTGGGCACCAGAGTTACCTAGTATGCGCTCAATCCATTGCTGTGTACCTAGCTCTGTGGTGGCGGTTAGGGTCATACAGATAAGCATAAAAATATAAAGTGGGGTAAATAAAGCGCGCAAATTAATGGCGGTATCTACTTCGGTATTTTCCATTTCTGGGAAGGTTTGGCCAAATATCATGTAGCCGTAAACGATTGTTGGCAGCAACATAATGGCAATTTTTATTTCCCATCCCATGCCTAACTGGCTCAAGCCCGCTGACATAAGTGCACCAATCACAATACCCCCAGGGAACCAAACGTGAAAGCGGTTGAGCATAGTGGTTTTGTTTTTGTGGTAAATGTCGGCGATGAGTGGGTTACACGCTGCCTCTACCGAACCATTCGCAAAACCAATACAGAAAGTACTAATTATAAGCGTCCAAAATCCGCTGGCAGTAATAGTAAGTATTAAACCTAGTAGGTGGCCTGCGAATGCTATGTACATTAACTTCTTTGGGCCAATAAAGTTATAGATTAAGCCGCCCACCATGGTGGCAACAGGGAAGCCTAAAAAGGCCATACCTGCAATCCAGCCGAGCTGTACATCAGTTAAATCAAATTTCATTGCGAGCTCGGTCATAATGCCGGCTCTCACACCAAGTGTCATAGCGGTTACAACAAGTGCAACGCAGCTGGCACTAAATATGCGCCCTCGATTAATGGTTGTCATAGTGTAGCGACCTTTATTTGTTATTGTGATTTACGTTGAATAAGAGTTGGTCCAAATTAGATTTTTTTTAAAACTACAGCCCCAAAATTTTATTATTTAACGCTTCGTCTGCCCCTGTTGCAGCAAAGTCATCAAAGGCTTTTTCTGCGCGACGAATAATGTGATCGCGTATAAAAGGTGCGCCTTCTGCTGCGCCATCTTCAGGGTGTTTTAAGCAGCACTCCCATTCCAATACAGCCCAGCCATCGTAGCCGTGTTGGGTGAGT from Saccharophagus degradans 2-40 includes these protein-coding regions:
- a CDS encoding MFS transporter, translating into MTTINRGRIFSASCVALVVTAMTLGVRAGIMTELAMKFDLTDVQLGWIAGMAFLGFPVATMVGGLIYNFIGPKKLMYIAFAGHLLGLILTITASGFWTLIISTFCIGFANGSVEAACNPLIADIYHKNKTTMLNRFHVWFPGGIVIGALMSAGLSQLGMGWEIKIAIMLLPTIVYGYMIFGQTFPEMENTEVDTAINLRALFTPLYIFMLICMTLTATTELGTQQWIERILGNSGAHPMLILAMVTGLMAVGRYFAGPIIHAFNPAGVLLFSAIMAFLGIYLMSIASGPLVYAAAIIFALGVTYFWPTMIGFVGENCPKTGALGMSLIGGVGMFSVSMWSPVIGGWLESARADALANGLVGEAAELAAGQSTLANISLFPIVLIVLFTGLLIYKRKFAPK